The genomic DNA TCGCCGCCGACCTAGGCCGAGCCGCCGCGCTGGCCCTGATCCCGCTGGCCGCCGTGCAGGGCTGGCTGCGCATCGAGCTGCTGTTCGCCGTGGCCTTCGCCGTCGGCACGCTCAACCTGCTGTTCGAGGCGGCCTACGCCGCATTCCTGCCCGCCATTGTGCCCGCCGAAGATCTGCAGACCAGCAATAGCCGCCTGCAGGCCAGCGCAGCAGCAGCCGAGATCGCGGGGCCGGGGGTCGCTGGCTGGCTGGCCCAGACCGTCACCGCCGCGATCGCGATCGTTGGGAACACGATATCGTTCATCATCTCGGCCCTGCTGATCAGCATCATCCGGGTAGATGAACCTGCCCACCACAAAGAGACCGGCATGCATTCGCTGCTGCACGACATGCGCGAGGGGCTGCGGATGGTGATCCGCAACCCCTACATCCGGGCGCTCAGCTTCTGCTCGGCATCCGCGAACATCTTTATCAACATGCATCTGGCGATCTACGTGCTGTATCTGACCAGATCGCTGGGCTTCAGCGCCGGGCAGATCGGCACGGTCTACATGGTCGGCAGTATCGGCGGGCTGGTCGGGGCCTGGTACGCCGACCGGATCGCGCGCAGGATGGGGCTGGGGCGCGCGATCCTGGTCGAGTGCTTGGTGGCCGGGATCGCCACTATCGCCATCCCGCTGGCCAGCCTGGCCGGGTCGCTGGCATTGGTGCTGCTGGCGCTCATCCACGCGCTCTGGAACTTCTGGACACCAGTGTACGTGGCCAACGCCGCTAGCCTGCGCCAGCATATCACGCCAAACGGCATGCTCGGGCGCGTCACCTCGGCCAGCCGCTTTATCTCGTGGGGGGCGGCGGCGATCGGCTTCCTGCTGGGCGGCCTGGCGGGCGAGCGCCTGGGGCTGCTGCCCACGCTGCTGCTGGCCGGGGTCGGCGTGCTGCTCTCGACGGGGTGGATCTTCTTCTCGCCGGTGCGCTCGCTGCGCGACATGCCGCAGCCCGATGCGGGCGCGCAGGCCAGCAGCCCGGCCTAGCGCTACACCACCGCCGCAACAAGCATGGTGGGGTTGGGAACCGGCAGCGCGTGGCCCTGGTAGTAGCGCCGCGCTGCCTCCTCGGGCGTAAAAAAGTGCACCTGCGAGAAGCCTGCGCCGCGCAGTTTGGCCTCCATCTGCTCGGGGGTGAAGGCGCTGACCCACGGCTCGCCCGCGTCCGCCGTGCGCTGGGCCAGCGGGGATGGCGCATCCGTAGGCTGGTTGTAGGTCAGCACGATCTCGCTGCCCGCCGGGTAGGTGGCCACCGTGCGCAGCACCGCGTCGATCGCCTCCTCGTGCAGGTAGACCGCCACCCCCAGCCACGAGAAGAACGTGGGCAGCCCGGCATCCACACCCTGCCCGCCCAAGATCTCGCCCAGAGTCTGCCGCTCGAAATCGGCCTGCACAAAGCTGAGGTTGGGCGGCAGCGCGATCCCCGCCTTGGCCAGTAGGCCGCGCTTGACCTGCTGTGTGGCGGGCTGGTCGACCTCGAAGATGCGCAGCGCCGTGGCCCACGCGGGCTGGCGGTAGGCGAAGGTGTCCAGCCCCGCGCCCAGCAGCACATACTGCGCCACACCGCGCCCCAGCGACTCGGCCAGCCGATCCTCGGCGTAGCGCGAGCGCAGCGCGATCCGCGAGCGGATGGCGTCCCAGTTTGGCAGCTGGTAGACCTGCGATGGGTCAAGCGATGGGCGCGACTCCATCGCCAACAGCAGCGGGCCGATGACCGAATCCTCAAGGATCAGCGGGCGGTCGAGCTTCTGGTGGGCGGCGCGGATGTAGGCCGCCCCAAAGGCGGTTTTGCTGAACGAGCGGTCGGTCATCGTTTGGTGCTCCTCACATACGGATGCGGCGATCATAGCAGAAAATCGTGCTGCTGCAAAAAGCTGAAGATGTGGCGGCTGAACAGCTCGGGCTGCTCCATATTTGGCACATGCGCGCAGCCACCCATCACCACCTGCTGCGCCACTGGGATGCCGTCGGCCAGCACGCCTGCCGCACGCAGCACCTCGGGGTGGTCCAGCGCGCCCGCGATCACCAGCGCGGGCCTGGCCAGCTGGCCAAGCCGGGCGGCGGCGGGCGGGTCGAGCGGATCGAGCGGGGAGATGTCGGCCTGCTGCCATGTGCCATTCGCCAGCGCCACACGGGCCATGGCCCTGGCCCGCCGCACCGCCTCGGCATCCACCTGCTCCAGCGTGCGGCCCTGGCCCGCCATCCACAGCTGCATCTGCAGATCCTCGGCCAGCCCCAGGTCGCCGCGCCCCAGCGCATCGATCATCTGCAGCAGCTCGCTGGGCGGCGCGCCCGCCATCGCAAAGCCGCTGGGCACCGCCGAGACCAGGATGAGCGCCGAGGCCAGCTCGGGCCGCTCCAGCGCCGCATCCAGCGCCAGCTCGCCGCCCAGCGAGCAGCCCACCAGCACCGCCGGGCCGACGCCCAGCTGCTCAAGCAGGGCGTAGAGATCGGCGCGGCGGCAGACCGGGCCATCCAGCGCGGCGGAGCGGACAAAGCCGCGCATGTCGAAGCGGATGACCCGGCAGCGCTGGGCCAGCGCGGCCCACTGGTCATCCCACATCCGACTATCCACAAACCCAGCGTGGCACAGCACTACTGGCGCGCCCTCGCCCGCCACCTCGTAGTACATCCGGCCCCCGCCGCAGTCAACATATCCCTGGGACATAGCGAACCTCCTTCTGTTTTTGCCTGTGCGCC from Chloroflexia bacterium SDU3-3 includes the following:
- a CDS encoding MFS transporter, yielding MAVLTAKYWRNGNFLRLWAGQSIALFGSSITTLALPLAAINQLAASPIQMGVLQMASFIPFLLFGLLAGVWVDRLPRRPVLIAADLGRAAALALIPLAAVQGWLRIELLFAVAFAVGTLNLLFEAAYAAFLPAIVPAEDLQTSNSRLQASAAAAEIAGPGVAGWLAQTVTAAIAIVGNTISFIISALLISIIRVDEPAHHKETGMHSLLHDMREGLRMVIRNPYIRALSFCSASANIFINMHLAIYVLYLTRSLGFSAGQIGTVYMVGSIGGLVGAWYADRIARRMGLGRAILVECLVAGIATIAIPLASLAGSLALVLLALIHALWNFWTPVYVANAASLRQHITPNGMLGRVTSASRFISWGAAAIGFLLGGLAGERLGLLPTLLLAGVGVLLSTGWIFFSPVRSLRDMPQPDAGAQASSPA
- a CDS encoding alpha/beta hydrolase — protein: MSQGYVDCGGGRMYYEVAGEGAPVVLCHAGFVDSRMWDDQWAALAQRCRVIRFDMRGFVRSAALDGPVCRRADLYALLEQLGVGPAVLVGCSLGGELALDAALERPELASALILVSAVPSGFAMAGAPPSELLQMIDALGRGDLGLAEDLQMQLWMAGQGRTLEQVDAEAVRRARAMARVALANGTWQQADISPLDPLDPPAAARLGQLARPALVIAGALDHPEVLRAAGVLADGIPVAQQVVMGGCAHVPNMEQPELFSRHIFSFLQQHDFLL
- a CDS encoding class I SAM-dependent methyltransferase, whose translation is MIAASVCEEHQTMTDRSFSKTAFGAAYIRAAHQKLDRPLILEDSVIGPLLLAMESRPSLDPSQVYQLPNWDAIRSRIALRSRYAEDRLAESLGRGVAQYVLLGAGLDTFAYRQPAWATALRIFEVDQPATQQVKRGLLAKAGIALPPNLSFVQADFERQTLGEILGGQGVDAGLPTFFSWLGVAVYLHEEAIDAVLRTVATYPAGSEIVLTYNQPTDAPSPLAQRTADAGEPWVSAFTPEQMEAKLRGAGFSQVHFFTPEEAARRYYQGHALPVPNPTMLVAAVV